The genomic interval CGCGTAGATGTGCGCGATCGCACCTCGGTCTGCCTCGGCGAGCCCGGACAGATAGTCGTCGACGGTTCCCATGCCGACATCCTGTCACCGCGGTCGTACCGCTCGACACCCCGGAGGCGGCACGATGGAGGCATGCGCCGCGTGCACGTGACCGTCTCAGGCGACGTCCAGGGTGTCGGCTATCGGTACACGATGCGTCTCGTCGCCCGCGAGGTCGGTGTCGCGGGCTGGGTGCGCAATCGCCGTGACCTCACCGTCGAAGCAGAGATCGAGGGCACCGATGAGCAGGTCGACGAGGTGCTCGCGTGGATGGCGGAAGGGCCTCCCGGCTCACGGGTGGCAGCGGCGACGGTGACGGATGCCGCGCCCACCGGCGCGCGCGGGTTCGAGGTGCGGAACACGGCCTGATCCTCCGCACCCGTCGGCGGGGTGGATCAGTGAGGGAGGCCCAGCTGCAGCTCTCGGTAGACCTCGTGCGCGTCGTCGTGGGTCGCGAGCGCGGCGGACTGCCCCGCCCACAGCGAGAGCAGCTCGCCGTCGTCCCTCCGCGCGGCTTCGGCTCGGAACATCCCGGTGAGCCAGTTCTGGGCCGG from Microbacterium pumilum carries:
- a CDS encoding acylphosphatase, translating into MRRVHVTVSGDVQGVGYRYTMRLVAREVGVAGWVRNRRDLTVEAEIEGTDEQVDEVLAWMAEGPPGSRVAAATVTDAAPTGARGFEVRNTA